The Arachis hypogaea cultivar Tifrunner chromosome 14, arahy.Tifrunner.gnm2.J5K5, whole genome shotgun sequence genome has a segment encoding these proteins:
- the LOC112742264 gene encoding dihydrolipoyl dehydrogenase, mitochondrial-like, producing MQQEFDVLLEYWIQLRFCLNEAWDTLILSPVHCKVPGVAYTHPEVAFVGKMEEQMKEIGVEYCIRKFPLLANSRAKVIDNAEGLVKILAEKETDQILRVHIIAPNAGELIHEAVLALQYGAASEDTAHVCHAHPTMSKAVKEATMATFDKPIHI from the exons ATGCAGCAAGAATTTGATGTTCTTTTGGAATATTGGATTCAATTGCGCTTTTGTTTGAATGAAGCTTGGGACAC GTTGATCTTATCACCAGTTCACTGTAAAGTCCCAGGGGTTGCGTATACACACCCTGAGGTTGCATTTGTTGGGAAGATGGAGGAGCAGATGAAGGAAATTGGTGTTGAATACTGCATCAGGAAGTTTCCTTTGCTGGCCAATAGCAGGGCTAAGGTAATAGATAATGCTGAAGGGTTGGTAAAGATTTTGGCCGAAAAGGAGACAGACCAGATATTGAGAGTGCATATTATAGCACCAAATGCTGGAGAGCTCATTCATGAAGCTGTTCTGGCATTACAGTATGGTGCTGCAAGTGAGGACACAGCACATGTTTGCCATGCACATCCAACAATGAGCAAAGCGGTGAAAGAAGCTACAATGGCTACTTTTGACAAGCCCATTCATATTTAA
- the LOC112742265 gene encoding uncharacterized protein translates to MITALSMEIGDGRRTHFWEDIWLSGGALKDRFPRLFSVSIQKGSVIGVYGFWDGLEWVWNFQWRRELFQWELELVNQLHDTLRPVEMLPDNVTSYSFTKTVWRGLVPPRVELFAWFVLIGRVNTKEILGRLGIINPNDNVCLLCNKDVELVHHLFLGCDFTWQVWCAWVSDFDRQWSFPGTVKEHFLSWTGVTSRKEERKKWFISFFAVIWNIWLERNKKLFQSTAKGVDELINLTALSYKEWESQDPFSC, encoded by the exons ATGATAACTGCCTTGTCTATGGAGATCGGTGATGGAAGAAGAACTCACTTCTGGGAAGATATTTGGTTAAGTGGTGGCGCGCTGAAGGATAGGTTTCCAAGGCTCTTCTCGGTTTCAATCCAAAAAGGATCAGTCATAGGGGTATATGGCTTTTGGGATGGGCTAGAGTGGGTTTGGAATTTCCAATGGAGACGTGAGcttttccaatgggagttggaactaGTAAATCAGTTACATGACACTCTAAGACCG gTAGAAATGCTCCCAGATAATGTAACCAGTTATAGCTTCACCAAGACTGTTTGGAGAGGGTTAGTCCCTCCAAGAGTTGAGCTGTTTGCATGGTTTGTTTTGATAGGCAGGGTGAATACAAAGGAAATATTAGGTCGTCTCGGAATTATAAATCCGAATGATAATGTCTGTCTTTTGTGCAATAAGGATGTTGAACTTGTTCACCACTTGTTTCTTGGATGCGACtttacttggcaggtgtggtgtgcttgggtATCTGATTTTGACAGACAATGGTCCTTCCCGGGTACAGTGAAGGAACACTTTCTAAGCTGGACAGGTGTAACTTCCAGGAAGGAGGAGCGTAAGAAGTGGTTCATCAGTTTCTTTGCGGTGATTTGGAACATCTGGTTGGAAAGAAACAAGAAGTTATTTCAGAGCACAGCAAAAGGTGTAGATGAACTAATCAATTTAACTGCCCTCAGCTACAAGGAGTGGGAGAGTCAGGATCCCtttagttgttga